In Methylotenera sp. L2L1, the following proteins share a genomic window:
- the yegQ gene encoding tRNA 5-hydroxyuridine modification protein YegQ, producing MMKIPELLAPAGDLDRMRTAFDYGADAIYAGQPRYSLRARNNDFTMANLEIGIKEAHARGKKFFVASNIAPHNAKVKTYMADMEPVIAMRPDALIMSDPGLIMMVREKWPEVPVHLSVQANTVNFATVKFWQSLGLSRVILSRELSLDEIEDIRQRCPEMELEVFVHGALCIAYSGRCLLSGYFNQRDPNQGTCTNSCRWDYKVHDAAEDAAGVIRLDEFDFKAEMEKSSLSGCGSLPRHPLADKVYLIEEKGRPGELLPIEEDEHGTYIMNSKDLRAIEHIERLIKMGVDSLKIEGRTKSRYYVARTCQNYRQAIDDALAGRPFDWNLLGDLENLANRGYTDGFYQRHHTAEHQNYKQGYSSSNRSLYVGDVVAYDAEKGLADIEARNKFAVGDRLQVIHPTGNQDIVVEAMFNKKGEPIQEASGSGYYVKLPITAGDLNNAMVVKYL from the coding sequence ATGATGAAAATACCTGAACTTTTAGCCCCAGCGGGCGATTTAGACCGCATGCGTACGGCATTTGATTATGGGGCAGATGCGATCTATGCAGGACAGCCACGTTATAGCTTACGTGCGCGTAATAATGATTTTACGATGGCGAACCTTGAGATTGGCATTAAAGAGGCGCATGCGCGTGGTAAAAAGTTTTTTGTTGCCAGCAATATTGCGCCACATAACGCCAAGGTTAAAACCTATATGGCGGATATGGAGCCTGTGATTGCAATGCGTCCAGATGCTTTGATTATGTCTGATCCTGGTTTGATTATGATGGTGCGTGAGAAGTGGCCTGAAGTGCCAGTGCATCTTTCTGTACAGGCGAACACGGTGAACTTTGCGACGGTGAAGTTCTGGCAAAGTTTAGGATTGTCGCGTGTGATTTTATCGCGTGAGTTGTCTTTAGACGAAATTGAGGATATTCGCCAGCGTTGCCCAGAGATGGAATTAGAAGTTTTTGTGCATGGCGCTTTATGTATTGCTTACTCTGGGCGTTGCTTGCTTTCTGGGTATTTTAACCAGCGTGACCCGAATCAAGGCACTTGTACCAATAGCTGTCGTTGGGATTATAAAGTGCATGACGCGGCAGAAGATGCGGCGGGTGTGATACGTCTGGATGAGTTTGACTTTAAAGCTGAAATGGAAAAATCAAGTTTGTCTGGTTGTGGCAGCCTGCCGCGCCATCCATTAGCGGACAAGGTTTATCTGATTGAAGAAAAAGGCCGTCCAGGAGAGTTGCTGCCAATCGAGGAAGATGAGCACGGCACTTACATTATGAACAGTAAGGACTTACGAGCCATTGAACACATAGAGCGCTTGATTAAGATGGGGGTGGATTCGCTTAAGATTGAAGGGCGGACTAAATCACGTTACTACGTAGCACGTACTTGCCAAAATTATCGTCAAGCGATTGATGATGCATTAGCTGGCCGTCCATTTGATTGGAACTTGCTGGGTGATTTAGAGAACTTGGCTAATCGTGGTTACACCGATGGTTTTTATCAACGTCATCACACCGCCGAGCATCAAAATTATAAGCAAGGTTATTCAAGTTCTAACCGCAGTTTATATGTAGGAGATGTTGTGGCCTATGATGCTGAAAAAGGCTTGGCTGATATTGAAGCACGCAACAAGTTTGCCGTGGGTGATCGTTTGCAGGTGATACATCCTACAGGCAATCAAGATATTGTCGTTGAAGCCATGTTTAATAAAAAAGGTGAGCCGATACAGGAGGCTTCAGGTAGTGGTTACTACGTTAAGCTGCCGATTACTGCGGGCGATTTGAATAATGCGATGGTCGTTAAGTATCTATAA
- a CDS encoding efflux RND transporter periplasmic adaptor subunit: MKSLNKIIFIIVLLALTAGAYYYYQRTNKTNPADVYRLAEITQGDIEQTVSANGTLNPVTLVSVGTQISGIVKKLYVDFNDEVKKDQVLLELDNSLSMAQISQSQASVRNNQASVELAQANEKRIRELYAQEFVSKQELDTAVQVLRSAKAQLDSARGVLARDQTNLNFTIIRSPVSGVVVDRVVDVGQTVAASFQTPTLIKIAQDLSKMQINSSFAEADIGNIKVGQMTKFNVDAFPNRNFEGIVKQVRLNPVNTSNVVTYDVVVSVDNKDQLLLPGMTAYVNIGVSKREQALLVPNAALRYKPKLDENNADSPKGEMRKNGEARKKKNKGDDLNTGTIYILKDDKPSAIKVRLGITDGRFTEITGRDLQAKGVDVGTQLIVAELQNNGSAQAGGNNMRGPRMF, encoded by the coding sequence ATGAAATCACTCAATAAAATAATCTTCATCATTGTGTTACTCGCCTTGACGGCGGGGGCATACTATTACTACCAACGCACCAACAAAACAAACCCAGCAGATGTATACAGATTAGCTGAAATCACTCAAGGTGACATCGAACAAACGGTATCGGCTAACGGCACATTGAACCCTGTGACTCTTGTGAGTGTAGGTACACAAATTTCCGGCATCGTTAAAAAGCTATACGTAGACTTTAACGACGAAGTTAAAAAAGACCAGGTATTGCTAGAGCTAGATAACTCATTATCGATGGCACAAATCAGCCAGTCACAAGCAAGCGTGCGCAACAATCAGGCATCGGTTGAGTTAGCACAAGCGAATGAAAAGCGTATCCGCGAGCTGTATGCCCAAGAGTTCGTCTCTAAGCAAGAGCTTGATACTGCCGTGCAAGTTTTGCGCTCTGCAAAAGCGCAATTAGATAGCGCACGTGGCGTGTTAGCTCGCGACCAAACCAACTTAAACTTCACCATCATCCGCTCACCGGTTTCTGGCGTAGTAGTAGACCGTGTAGTGGATGTAGGCCAGACGGTTGCGGCAAGCTTTCAAACACCTACTTTGATTAAAATCGCGCAAGATCTATCAAAAATGCAGATTAACTCCAGCTTTGCTGAGGCTGATATCGGCAACATTAAAGTTGGGCAAATGACCAAATTCAATGTGGATGCTTTTCCGAATAGAAACTTTGAAGGTATCGTTAAACAAGTACGCTTAAACCCAGTCAACACTTCAAACGTGGTCACTTACGACGTAGTGGTTTCTGTCGACAATAAAGACCAACTATTGCTTCCCGGGATGACAGCCTATGTCAATATTGGTGTGAGCAAGCGTGAGCAAGCCTTGCTAGTGCCAAACGCAGCACTACGTTATAAACCTAAGTTAGATGAAAACAACGCAGATAGTCCCAAAGGCGAGATGCGTAAAAATGGGGAAGCACGTAAGAAGAAAAACAAAGGTGACGACCTAAACACCGGTACCATTTATATCTTGAAAGATGATAAGCCATCAGCAATCAAAGTGCGTTTAGGTATTACAGATGGCCGCTTTACAGAGATTACTGGCAGAGATTTACAGGCTAAAGGAGTAGATGTCGGCACTCAACTGATTGTGGCTGAATTACAAAACAATGGATCAGCTCAAGCAGGTGGTAACAACATGCGCGGCCCAAGAATGTTCTAG
- a CDS encoding ExbD/TolR family protein gives MIGSGSNVGGASHSAPMSEINTTPLVDVMLVLLVIFIITAPLLTHAVKIDLPQTSSQPIPEKPEVISVSIDASGKMYWNDMPLVQGELKLKLKEIAQKKPQPELNIRADKETRYQVLAEVMADAQNSGVSKMGFVSESK, from the coding sequence ATGATAGGGTCAGGAAGTAATGTAGGCGGTGCATCACACTCTGCACCGATGTCCGAGATTAACACCACACCGCTAGTGGATGTGATGTTAGTGTTATTGGTGATATTTATCATTACGGCACCATTACTGACGCATGCTGTAAAAATTGATTTACCACAAACAAGCAGTCAGCCTATCCCTGAAAAGCCGGAAGTGATTTCAGTATCGATTGATGCGTCTGGCAAAATGTACTGGAATGATATGCCGCTGGTGCAAGGTGAGCTGAAATTGAAATTAAAAGAAATTGCCCAGAAAAAACCACAGCCAGAGTTAAATATACGTGCCGATAAAGAAACGCGCTATCAAGTTTTAGCTGAGGTAATGGCTGATGCGCAAAATTCAGGCGTGAGTAAAATGGGTTTTGTAAGCGAAAGTAAGTAA
- a CDS encoding MotA/TolQ/ExbB proton channel family protein produces MMQNGYEFNSWEFITAGGPVSMLVALILLTMSVASWYLIVSRSVTAWRMRSAYQSFLQAFSQAPSLAVAIKQSQAYANTGLARLAEKAILAAEHHKLSVAKGTEMVAQDEFVARAMNRSIAEENANMEGGLTVLASVGSVSPFVGLFGTVWGIYHALASISLSGQATLDKVAGPVGEALIMTALGLAVAIPAVLAYNAIVRSNRTLSAELEKFGYELHTLITTGAVMGARRAYKQDVAGQAMHVAGAAA; encoded by the coding sequence ATGATGCAAAACGGTTATGAGTTTAATAGTTGGGAATTTATCACGGCAGGTGGACCAGTTTCTATGTTGGTTGCTTTGATATTGTTAACAATGTCTGTGGCGAGCTGGTATTTGATCGTTAGCAGAAGTGTGACTGCATGGCGTATGCGTAGTGCTTATCAGTCATTTTTACAGGCCTTCTCACAAGCACCAAGTTTGGCTGTGGCGATTAAACAAAGCCAAGCGTATGCAAATACAGGATTAGCTAGGTTGGCAGAAAAAGCGATTTTAGCGGCTGAGCATCATAAGTTGTCTGTTGCAAAAGGGACAGAGATGGTTGCGCAAGATGAATTTGTAGCACGTGCCATGAACCGCAGCATTGCAGAGGAAAATGCAAATATGGAAGGCGGTTTAACCGTATTAGCTTCTGTGGGTAGCGTATCACCGTTTGTTGGTCTGTTTGGTACTGTGTGGGGTATTTACCATGCACTTGCTAGCATCAGCTTAAGTGGTCAGGCCACTTTAGATAAAGTAGCTGGGCCAGTCGGTGAGGCGTTGATTATGACTGCCTTAGGTTTGGCTGTGGCTATTCCGGCAGTGCTAGCTTATAACGCGATTGTACGTAGTAATCGAACTTTATCTGCCGAGCTTGAGAAATTCGGTTACGAATTGCATACCTTGATTACGACAGGTGCCGTGATGGGTGCTAGACGTGCATATAAACAAGATGTTGCTGGGCAGGCGATGCATGTTGCAGGTGCTGCAGCATGA
- a CDS encoding ABC transporter permease, with translation MFTAMLGEAWHAMGANRLRTFLTMLGMVIGVSAVVLMMAIGQGAEAAVKRSISAMGSNLFVVLSGPPTAGGARSATGNAPSLNVKDANAISDLDGVTGVAPVTMGKAQIVFGSNNWNTDIIGTTPSYLDIRGWNLSDGYAFSESDIRSATRVALVGKTIVQNIFGDNIDPVGKTIRIKQSPFVVLGVLESKGQTLDGRDQDDTIIVPLTTAQRKLFGNQLPGSVRQIMVQAESDNTMPMVEQGLNSLLNQRHNIREGSDSDFSVRNLTAIANSAAETTRTMSLLLGAIASVSLLVGGIGIMNIMLVSVTERTREIGIRMAIGARQRDILLQFLLEAIVISIVGCLIGIAIGVGAAVMVNIITKAEIIISANSVAIAFGVAASIGVFFGFYPARKAAMLNPIEALRYQ, from the coding sequence ATGTTTACCGCAATGCTAGGGGAAGCATGGCACGCCATGGGTGCCAACCGTTTACGTACATTTCTGACCATGCTCGGCATGGTGATAGGCGTTAGTGCTGTTGTGTTGATGATGGCGATTGGGCAAGGTGCTGAAGCAGCGGTCAAACGCTCGATCAGCGCCATGGGTAGCAATTTATTTGTCGTACTATCTGGTCCACCCACAGCAGGCGGTGCAAGATCAGCCACTGGCAATGCACCATCTCTTAATGTTAAAGATGCGAATGCAATTTCTGACCTGGATGGCGTAACCGGTGTTGCGCCTGTGACGATGGGTAAAGCGCAAATCGTTTTTGGTAGCAACAACTGGAATACCGATATCATCGGTACCACGCCAAGCTATCTGGATATACGTGGATGGAACCTCAGTGACGGCTATGCGTTTTCTGAATCAGACATCCGCTCAGCCACCCGCGTCGCCTTGGTGGGAAAAACCATCGTGCAAAATATCTTTGGTGACAATATAGACCCTGTCGGAAAAACCATTCGCATCAAGCAAAGCCCTTTTGTAGTGTTAGGCGTGCTTGAGAGTAAAGGCCAAACACTTGACGGTCGCGATCAGGATGACACCATTATTGTGCCGCTCACCACCGCTCAGCGTAAACTGTTTGGTAACCAGTTGCCAGGCAGTGTGCGACAAATTATGGTGCAGGCAGAGTCTGACAACACCATGCCGATGGTAGAACAAGGCTTAAACAGCCTGCTCAACCAGCGTCATAATATTAGAGAAGGTTCAGACAGTGATTTTTCTGTGCGTAACCTTACGGCAATTGCCAACTCAGCGGCTGAAACCACACGCACCATGTCTCTGCTGTTAGGTGCAATTGCCTCTGTGTCTTTGCTGGTAGGCGGCATCGGCATCATGAACATCATGCTGGTGTCAGTCACCGAGCGCACACGTGAAATTGGCATTCGCATGGCGATTGGCGCACGTCAGCGCGACATTCTATTGCAATTCTTATTGGAAGCGATCGTTATCTCTATTGTAGGCTGCCTAATCGGCATTGCGATTGGTGTTGGCGCCGCCGTCATGGTGAACATCATCACCAAAGCAGAAATCATTATTTCGGCAAACTCAGTCGCGATTGCCTTTGGTGTAGCTGCAAGCATTGGTGTGTTCTTTGGCTTTTACCCTGCGCGCAAAGCGGCAATGCTCAACCCGATTGAAGCATTACGCTATCAATAA
- a CDS encoding ABC transporter ATP-binding protein: MQNSVIEVSSLYKDYQTAAGPFPVLKDVNLRIENGDYVAIMGPSGSGKSTFMNILGCLDKPSKGQYVLDGHPVANMEQNAVAQVRNKTIGFVFQGFNLLARSSLLDNVALPLVYAGIDKPQRHARAKLMLEKVGLAKYLHSRPNQISGGQQQRVAIARALVNKPSLILADEPTGNLDSVTSEEIMTLFSELNQEGITIVLVTHENDIAEHASRQVRFLDGKIVQDTRTKQIGMTSASTATITTPTSEAI, translated from the coding sequence ATGCAAAATAGTGTCATAGAAGTCAGTAGCTTATATAAAGATTACCAAACCGCCGCTGGGCCATTTCCTGTGCTAAAAGATGTAAACCTACGCATCGAAAATGGTGACTATGTCGCCATCATGGGCCCATCTGGCTCTGGCAAGTCTACCTTTATGAACATTCTAGGCTGCCTAGACAAACCAAGCAAAGGTCAGTACGTGTTAGATGGCCATCCTGTTGCCAATATGGAGCAAAACGCAGTGGCGCAGGTGCGCAACAAAACCATAGGCTTTGTGTTTCAGGGCTTTAATTTGTTGGCACGCTCTAGCCTATTAGATAATGTTGCGTTACCACTGGTATATGCAGGTATTGATAAGCCGCAACGCCATGCCCGTGCAAAACTGATGCTAGAAAAAGTAGGCCTAGCAAAGTACCTGCATTCACGCCCTAATCAAATTTCTGGCGGTCAACAACAGCGGGTTGCCATTGCACGCGCCTTGGTGAACAAACCAAGCCTGATCTTAGCGGATGAACCAACAGGCAATCTTGATAGCGTCACTAGTGAAGAAATCATGACGCTATTTTCTGAGCTCAATCAAGAAGGTATTACCATTGTGTTAGTCACCCACGAAAACGACATTGCCGAACACGCCAGCCGCCAAGTGCGCTTTTTGGATGGAAAGATTGTGCAGGACACCCGCACAAAACAGATTGGCATGACCAGCGCATCAACAGCAACCATTACAACACCAACAAGCGAGGCCATTTAA
- a CDS encoding DUF6686 family protein: MKINKVLDNAPSNQASCLRILLSKNESGQIVFCENCNVAELELGAISLRIDAGTLHTLKALLADADTRLALYQQEKASYAQQSAINCSIH, encoded by the coding sequence ATGAAAATTAACAAAGTGCTAGATAACGCTCCAAGCAATCAAGCATCGTGCTTACGTATTTTGTTGTCTAAAAATGAAAGTGGCCAGATCGTGTTTTGCGAAAATTGTAATGTGGCCGAGCTGGAGCTAGGTGCCATTAGTTTAAGAATCGATGCTGGCACATTGCATACCTTAAAAGCTTTATTAGCAGATGCGGATACTAGGTTGGCGTTGTATCAACAAGAAAAAGCTAGTTATGCGCAGCAGTCCGCCATTAATTGCAGCATCCATTAG
- the rpsD gene encoding 30S ribosomal protein S4 — MSRFIGPRLKVMRALGVDLPGLSRKTIEARPTPPGQHGNKASRKRRSDFGVKLQEKQKIRFNYGLTETQMRRLILDARKGKEPTGERLLQLLERRMDNVVFRAGFAPTVIAARQLVSHGHLMLNGKPANIPSIRLNVGDEITVKAKSKNIPMVVETVKQPSLERPEWLAWDTATQVVKVAHLPAVSDVPFPVDVQLVVEYYANRV, encoded by the coding sequence ATGTCTCGATTTATTGGTCCTAGATTAAAAGTGATGCGTGCATTAGGGGTGGATTTACCTGGATTGTCACGTAAAACCATTGAAGCACGCCCAACGCCGCCAGGCCAGCACGGTAATAAGGCATCGCGCAAGCGCCGCTCTGATTTTGGTGTGAAGTTACAGGAAAAACAAAAGATTCGCTTCAATTACGGGTTAACCGAGACGCAGATGCGTAGATTGATACTGGACGCACGTAAAGGTAAGGAACCTACAGGCGAGCGGTTACTACAGTTACTAGAGCGCAGAATGGATAACGTGGTTTTCCGTGCGGGATTTGCACCTACGGTGATTGCTGCAAGGCAGTTAGTCAGTCATGGACATCTCATGTTAAACGGCAAGCCAGCTAACATTCCGTCGATCAGATTGAATGTGGGTGATGAAATCACGGTTAAGGCCAAAAGTAAAAATATTCCAATGGTGGTAGAAACTGTTAAGCAGCCATCTTTAGAGCGACCAGAATGGTTGGCTTGGGATACGGCCACGCAAGTGGTGAAAGTGGCGCACTTGCCAGCGGTCAGCGATGTGCCGTTCCCTGTGGATGTGCAATTGGTGGTTGAATATTACGCTAACCGCGTGTAG
- a CDS encoding secondary thiamine-phosphate synthase enzyme YjbQ, with protein sequence MKSYRKELWFNPPTRVAFIRITEQIRECLRESGVREGLVLVNAMHITASVFINDDERGLHHDYTQWLEKLAPHEPVSSYRHNDTGEDNADAHMKRQIMGREVVVAVTNGDLDFGPWEQIFYGEFDGRRKKRVLVKIIGE encoded by the coding sequence ATGAAAAGTTATCGTAAAGAACTTTGGTTCAATCCACCTACCCGTGTTGCGTTTATTCGTATTACTGAACAAATCCGCGAATGTTTACGTGAGAGTGGTGTGCGTGAAGGTCTGGTGTTAGTCAATGCCATGCATATTACTGCCAGTGTGTTTATTAATGATGATGAGCGCGGCTTGCATCATGACTATACGCAGTGGTTGGAGAAGCTTGCGCCACACGAGCCCGTGAGCAGCTATCGCCATAATGATACCGGCGAGGATAATGCAGACGCGCATATGAAGCGTCAAATCATGGGGCGTGAGGTAGTGGTGGCTGTTACGAATGGCGATTTAGATTTTGGCCCTTGGGAACAGATTTTCTACGGTGAGTTTGATGGTAGACGTAAGAAGCGTGTGTTGGTGAAAATTATCGGTGAGTAA
- a CDS encoding energy transducer TonB — protein sequence MMTNSELAVNTHFFLEPVAMRAETVSQSNVKHLPINTHIGAARVDKKKISYRMLAFVTLVHMGAVAGVLNAQPETVVLNKLETPMMVSLVSQVADAPEEAPKPPVEQVQPVKKPVVQKQKVVEKKVVVNEDAARKIEPVEPVVAEKNEAAVVAESKPVEPQQSAKATETTDKPANEKVAAEPVVEPPSFGAAYLNNPAPAYPMQARRMGEQGKVLLKVLVSQDGKAEAVKVDTSSGHQKLDQAAIDAVKKWSFVPAKRSNQPISAYVLVPVNFTLNG from the coding sequence ATGATGACAAATTCAGAGCTTGCAGTGAATACTCACTTCTTTTTGGAGCCTGTTGCCATGAGGGCAGAGACTGTTAGTCAATCTAATGTGAAACATCTGCCGATTAATACGCACATTGGTGCGGCGCGCGTAGACAAGAAAAAAATCTCTTACCGAATGTTAGCGTTTGTGACTCTGGTGCATATGGGGGCTGTAGCCGGTGTGTTGAATGCCCAACCAGAAACCGTTGTGCTGAATAAGCTGGAAACGCCAATGATGGTTAGCTTGGTGAGCCAAGTTGCAGATGCCCCAGAGGAAGCGCCTAAGCCGCCCGTAGAGCAAGTACAGCCTGTTAAGAAGCCTGTCGTACAAAAGCAAAAAGTCGTAGAGAAAAAAGTAGTCGTGAATGAAGATGCGGCCAGGAAAATTGAGCCAGTCGAACCTGTGGTTGCAGAGAAAAACGAAGCAGCGGTTGTAGCAGAGAGTAAGCCTGTCGAGCCGCAACAATCAGCAAAAGCAACAGAAACAACCGACAAGCCTGCTAATGAGAAAGTGGCAGCAGAGCCTGTGGTTGAACCACCTAGTTTTGGCGCAGCGTATTTAAATAACCCTGCACCGGCTTACCCAATGCAAGCAAGAAGAATGGGTGAACAAGGCAAGGTGTTACTTAAAGTGTTAGTGTCACAAGATGGTAAAGCTGAGGCTGTCAAAGTAGACACCAGTAGTGGTCATCAAAAGTTAGATCAGGCAGCGATTGATGCTGTTAAAAAGTGGAGTTTTGTACCAGCAAAACGTAGTAATCAGCCAATTAGTGCTTACGTGCTGGTGCCAGTGAATTTCACGCTAAATGGCTAA
- a CDS encoding hemin uptake protein HemP: protein MKIITNLTSKEHMSFDIAIVTDSTRTQDDIKISRIKRLNSDKLFTNVKEVMIDHEDETYFLRITKQNKLILTK from the coding sequence ATGAAAATTATTACTAATTTAACCTCTAAAGAACATATGAGTTTTGATATAGCAATTGTGACAGACAGTACGCGCACGCAGGATGACATTAAGATTTCTAGAATAAAAAGATTGAATAGCGACAAGCTGTTTACGAATGTGAAGGAAGTGATGATTGATCACGAGGATGAAACTTATTTTTTACGCATTACTAAACAAAATAAACTGATACTCACTAAATAG
- the pqqA gene encoding pyrroloquinoline quinone precursor peptide PqqA codes for MWTSPSATEMRFGFEVTMYVMNK; via the coding sequence ATGTGGACATCACCATCAGCAACTGAAATGCGTTTTGGTTTTGAAGTAACCATGTACGTAATGAATAAGTAA
- a CDS encoding GIY-YIG nuclease family protein: protein MFWIYILRCSDGSYYTGHTDNLGKRLASHQFGELLGYTSTRLPVKLVFSQSKPTREEALNAEQKIKGWSRAKKEAMMQGDWKKVSDLAKSKRM, encoded by the coding sequence ATGTTTTGGATTTATATCCTACGATGTTCAGATGGTTCTTATTACACAGGGCATACTGATAACCTTGGAAAACGTTTGGCAAGCCATCAATTTGGTGAATTATTAGGTTATACGTCTACGCGTTTGCCAGTAAAGCTAGTATTTAGTCAATCTAAGCCGACTAGAGAAGAGGCGCTAAATGCTGAACAGAAAATCAAGGGGTGGAGTCGCGCTAAAAAGGAAGCAATGATGCAAGGTGATTGGAAAAAAGTATCAGACCTAGCTAAAAGTAAAAGAATGTAG
- the hemP gene encoding hemin uptake protein HemP has protein sequence MMLDEKKHETKVAESSVARVTTSELLFSGARELVIKHVGEDYRLRLTNQGKLILTK, from the coding sequence ATGATGCTTGATGAAAAAAAACATGAAACCAAGGTTGCAGAGTCCTCTGTGGCTAGGGTGACAACCAGTGAGTTGTTATTTTCAGGTGCGCGCGAGCTGGTGATTAAACACGTTGGTGAGGATTACCGCTTAAGACTTACCAATCAGGGTAAGTTGATTCTTACAAAGTAG
- a CDS encoding TolC family protein — MKKRFFVASLMLVTHHAFAEGGVWYTDKNSSRNDPLHTNLFSLPQLADEYQGSPCDGLMSGENLEKPLTLAEVADASLCNNPQTREVWASTRVQAAQLGIAKSAYLPSLTDNISVNNSVLRPESSTRSNPNLNLSNSLVASYLLYDFGNRNANLENARQLLLSASASQSSTVQSVLLSATVAFYQVQASMAAVDAALEAERASSESFKAAEARYKSGVSTPADKLQAQTAYAQLTLTRITSEGNLQTAYGNLANVMGLPANQKVLLVSNTAKPSTNILNDVNSLIEQASTRRPDLIASEAQLKAAQASIDASKAAAKPTISISMSNSLQDGSQLDTSNNSTLGFTVAIPLFNGYAPTYRIRAAEATADLRAAQRDRLRLQISLDVWSAYQNLRTATESVTATEILVASAEESYRVALGRYKAGVGNIIDTLNAQSALASARQQKIQAVLNANITRATLAQAMGSLDHAMIQSLPSATLNSASTTNTN; from the coding sequence ATGAAAAAACGCTTTTTTGTGGCTAGCTTAATGCTAGTCACGCACCATGCATTCGCCGAAGGTGGCGTTTGGTATACCGATAAAAACTCTTCACGCAACGACCCTTTGCACACCAATCTATTCTCGCTGCCGCAATTGGCTGATGAATACCAAGGCTCGCCTTGTGATGGCTTGATGAGTGGGGAAAACCTTGAAAAACCACTGACCTTGGCAGAGGTTGCTGATGCAAGCTTATGCAACAATCCACAAACACGCGAGGTGTGGGCAAGCACTCGTGTACAGGCGGCTCAACTTGGGATTGCAAAGTCTGCATATTTGCCATCGCTCACCGATAACATTTCAGTGAACAATAGTGTGCTCCGCCCAGAATCAAGCACCCGCAGTAATCCCAACTTAAACTTGAGCAACAGCTTGGTGGCGAGTTACCTGCTATATGATTTTGGCAACCGTAATGCAAACCTCGAAAATGCGCGCCAATTGCTATTATCGGCAAGTGCCAGCCAAAGCAGCACAGTGCAGAGTGTGTTGCTGTCTGCCACGGTAGCGTTTTATCAAGTACAAGCGAGCATGGCAGCAGTGGATGCTGCATTAGAAGCGGAACGTGCAAGCAGTGAGAGTTTCAAAGCAGCCGAGGCACGCTATAAATCAGGTGTATCCACACCGGCTGATAAGCTACAGGCACAAACTGCCTATGCACAACTCACATTGACGCGCATCACCAGTGAGGGCAACTTACAAACCGCCTATGGTAATTTAGCCAATGTGATGGGCTTACCCGCTAATCAGAAAGTATTATTGGTCAGCAATACTGCAAAACCATCAACTAATATACTAAATGACGTTAACTCACTCATTGAGCAAGCCAGTACCCGTCGCCCAGACCTGATTGCTAGCGAAGCACAGCTTAAGGCAGCACAAGCCAGCATTGATGCCAGCAAAGCGGCGGCGAAGCCAACCATTTCAATTTCCATGTCTAACAGCCTGCAGGATGGCTCTCAGTTAGACACCAGCAACAACTCAACCTTAGGTTTTACTGTCGCAATTCCACTCTTTAATGGTTATGCGCCTACCTACAGAATACGTGCCGCTGAAGCTACTGCAGATTTACGCGCAGCGCAGCGTGACCGTTTGCGTTTGCAAATTTCACTTGATGTGTGGAGCGCTTATCAGAATTTACGTACAGCCACGGAGTCTGTCACAGCAACCGAGATATTAGTTGCCAGTGCAGAGGAATCATACCGCGTGGCACTAGGACGTTACAAAGCAGGGGTCGGCAATATTATCGATACGCTTAATGCACAAAGCGCGCTCGCCAGCGCTAGGCAACAGAAAATCCAGGCGGTGCTAAACGCCAACATTACCCGTGCAACACTGGCACAAGCGATGGGCTCACTAGACCATGCCATGATTCAGTCATTACCGAGTGCTACACTTAACTCAGCGTCTACCACCAATACTAACTAA